GTAGGCAAGGTCCTCGTGGAATCCCTGGCCGGCTGGTCTCTCATCGGGGCGACAGGCAGCGTTCCCTTCGTGCCGCTCCCCCTGAGCCACGTCGTGGGCGGATTGAGCGCCGCGTTACTCTTCTGGTGGTCCCGCGCCAGAGACGCGCGTCAGGAATGCGGGAGCCGGCCCGCGTAGCAATGGAGCCGAGTCTCTCGCTTCGCCCGCCAGATCAGCCTCGGGTCCCCCGCACTGCTTCATCAGCCGGACGGTAGGGCGCCAGCGCGCGCCTCGGCCCGACCCCGGTCCTGCCCCTCCTGCCGCCTCCTCGCCTGGTCCAGCACGATGGGCTCGGCGTCATCCTTCCGGTGAGCCTCCGCGCGGGCCGGCGCCCTCAGGGCCGCTTCCCCTCGAAGCCGCTGAAGACCCCGATGAGCCCGATCCCGGCCGAGCTCACCATCAACACGAGGCTCACCGCATTGATGACCGGGGTGGAGCCGTCCCGCAGGCTGATGAACATCGTGATGGGAAGCGTCGCGTCGGAGCCGACCAGGAAGAGGGTCGTGTTGAAGTTCTCGAAGGACATCAGGAACGCCACGGCTCCCGCGCCGAGGAGGGCCGGCCGGAGGAACCGGAGGGTCACCGTCCAGATCGCCACGCCCCGGGACGCCCCCAGGTTGAGCGCCGCCTCCTCCAGGGTCCGGTCGAACTTGCGCAGGCGGGCGCCGATGATCAGCGTGGCGAGGGTCGTGATGAAGGAGAACTGCCCCAGGACCACCAGCGGGAGACCCGGCCGCAGCGCTTCCACCTCCGCTCCCGTCCAGCCCTCGACGGCCGAGGCGACCGTGCTGGAGAAGAGGAGGATCGAGATCCCCAGGATGACCCCCGGGATGACGAGCGGGGTCAGCGCCAGGGCGTACAGGGCCTGCTTGAAGGGGAACTCCTCCTGCTCGAAGAGGAAGGCGTTGCAGGTCCCGACCGCGACCGACAGGCCGGCCACGCAGAGAGCCACCTGGGTGGACGTGACCATCCCGCGGAGCAGCCCCTGGTCGT
This DNA window, taken from Candidatus Methylomirabilis sp., encodes the following:
- a CDS encoding ABC transporter permease, with amino-acid sequence MIPSIPQPPYARRLYTAYVGAFFVSLFAPLVVVAVLAFNDSLFPALPWEGFTLDWFLAPGPRRIGLWHDQGLLRGMVTSTQVALCVAGLSVAVGTCNAFLFEQEEFPFKQALYALALTPLVIPGVILGISILLFSSTVASAVEGWTGAEVEALRPGLPLVVLGQFSFITTLATLIIGARLRKFDRTLEEAALNLGASRGVAIWTVTLRFLRPALLGAGAVAFLMSFENFNTTLFLVGSDATLPITMFISLRDGSTPVINAVSLVLMVSSAGIGLIGVFSGFEGKRP